The Roseicyclus marinus genome has a segment encoding these proteins:
- a CDS encoding DUF502 domain-containing protein — MKLPETPPPPRRGFFSSFRSNFLTGLIVIAPIGITIWLLWTLAGWIDGWVLPLIPTRYNPAHLINLYTGFEVDIRGIGVVTFLIFTVVVGWLAKGLIGRSLIRWAESLVLSIPVIRSLYSGLKQIAETVLQQGQQNFDKACLIEYPRKGIWAIAFISTKARGEVQAKTADDVVAVFMPTTPNPTSGFLLFVPQKDVMVLNMPVEDAAKLIISAGLVYPNAEDPTKPPKALPDAAE; from the coding sequence ATGAAACTGCCCGAAACACCCCCGCCCCCGCGTCGCGGATTTTTCTCCTCTTTCCGGTCGAATTTCCTGACCGGGTTGATCGTGATCGCCCCCATCGGCATCACGATCTGGCTCTTGTGGACGCTGGCGGGCTGGATCGACGGCTGGGTCCTGCCGCTCATCCCCACGCGCTACAATCCCGCCCATCTGATCAATCTATACACCGGGTTCGAGGTCGATATCCGCGGCATCGGCGTGGTGACCTTCCTCATCTTCACCGTGGTCGTGGGCTGGCTTGCCAAGGGGCTGATCGGGCGCTCGCTCATCCGCTGGGCGGAAAGCCTGGTCCTGTCCATCCCGGTCATCCGCTCGCTCTATTCGGGCCTCAAGCAGATCGCCGAAACCGTCCTGCAACAGGGCCAGCAGAATTTCGACAAGGCCTGCCTGATCGAATATCCGCGCAAGGGGATCTGGGCCATCGCCTTCATCTCGACCAAGGCGCGGGGCGAGGTTCAGGCGAAAACCGCCGATGACGTGGTGGCCGTCTTCATGCCCACGACGCCCAATCCGACCTCGGGCTTCCTGCTCTTCGTGCCGCAAAAGGACGTGATGGTCCTCAACATGCCGGTGGAGGATGCGGCCAAGCTGATCATCTCGGCAGGTCTCGTCTATCCCAATGCCGAGGATCCCACCAAACCGCCCAAGGCCCTGCCCGACGCCGCAGAGTAA
- a CDS encoding pseudouridine-5'-phosphate glycosidase, with translation MSALPPLPLVLSTEIAEAMARGAPVVALESTIITHGMPFPQNLATARAVEDEVRRAGAVPATIAVLGGTIHVGLEPAALETLAEAQGVAKLSRADLAACIATGGTGATTVAATMICAARAGIAVFATGGIGGVHKGAEESFDISADLQELAQTPVTVVAAGAKAILDLPKTLEVLETLGVPVIAVGQNAFPAFWSRDSGLPAPLRMDDPAAIARAHKMRAALGLPGGQLVANPIPAADEIASGALAPLIAQTQAEAEAQGIAGKSVTPFLLQRLFELTEGRTLASNIALVLNNARLAARIATALAA, from the coding sequence ATGAGCGCCCTGCCCCCCCTGCCCCTTGTTCTCTCCACCGAAATCGCCGAGGCCATGGCGCGCGGCGCGCCCGTCGTGGCGCTGGAATCGACCATCATCACCCATGGCATGCCCTTTCCCCAGAACCTCGCGACCGCCCGTGCGGTCGAGGACGAGGTGCGCCGCGCGGGCGCCGTGCCCGCCACGATCGCGGTCCTGGGCGGGACCATCCATGTGGGACTGGAACCTGCCGCGCTCGAAACTTTGGCAGAGGCCCAGGGCGTGGCCAAGCTCAGCCGTGCAGATCTCGCCGCCTGCATCGCCACGGGCGGCACCGGGGCCACGACGGTCGCCGCCACCATGATCTGTGCCGCCCGCGCGGGCATCGCCGTTTTCGCCACGGGCGGCATCGGCGGCGTTCACAAGGGCGCGGAGGAGAGCTTCGACATCTCCGCCGATCTGCAGGAACTGGCCCAGACGCCCGTGACGGTGGTCGCCGCCGGGGCCAAGGCCATCCTCGACCTGCCCAAGACGCTCGAGGTCCTGGAAACGCTCGGCGTGCCCGTGATCGCCGTGGGGCAGAATGCCTTTCCCGCCTTCTGGAGCCGGGACAGCGGCCTGCCCGCGCCCTTGCGCATGGATGATCCTGCCGCCATTGCGCGGGCCCACAAGATGCGCGCGGCCCTTGGCCTGCCCGGCGGGCAATTGGTGGCCAATCCCATCCCCGCCGCCGATGAAATCGCAAGCGGGGCCCTCGCCCCCCTGATCGCGCAAACCCAGGCCGAGGCCGAGGCACAGGGCATCGCGGGCAAATCCGTGACCCCCTTCCTCCTCCAGCGGCTCTTCGAGCTGACCGAGGGGCGCACGCTTGCCTCCAACATCGCGCTGGTGCTGAACAATGCCCGCCTTGCCGCGCGCATCGCCACGGCCCTGGCGGCGTAA
- a CDS encoding PfkB family carbohydrate kinase yields the protein MTDSPDILCIGSVLWDIIGRTPLHMAPGNDKPGRIARGPGGVALNIAMTLRRFGMRPGLVSVLGDDAAGRELMAACAAMGLDCRGLLIDPDLPTDCYMAIEAEGALVAALADAHSLEAAGARILAPLTDGRLARPEAPWTGPIAIDGNLTEALLTEIAGSPVFAFADLRLAPASPGKAERLRPFLRHPRATLYVNREEAGLLTGTRPANAAAAAAALLAHGARRVLVTAGAEMAVDADATGTISAVPPPVEAHRITGAGDTFMAAHVAAEQSGLSREAALARAVRAAATYVSGEDP from the coding sequence ATGACAGACAGCCCCGATATCCTCTGCATCGGTTCGGTCCTTTGGGACATCATCGGCCGCACGCCCCTGCACATGGCACCGGGCAATGACAAGCCGGGGCGCATCGCGCGCGGACCCGGTGGGGTCGCGCTCAACATCGCCATGACGCTCCGGCGTTTCGGGATGCGGCCGGGGCTTGTCTCGGTCCTGGGCGATGACGCGGCGGGGCGCGAACTGATGGCGGCCTGCGCGGCGATGGGGCTGGATTGTCGGGGCCTTCTGATCGATCCCGACCTGCCCACCGATTGCTACATGGCGATCGAGGCCGAGGGCGCGCTGGTCGCGGCGCTCGCCGATGCCCATTCGCTGGAGGCGGCGGGCGCACGCATCCTCGCCCCCCTCACCGATGGGCGCCTGGCACGCCCGGAGGCGCCCTGGACCGGCCCCATCGCCATCGATGGCAACCTGACCGAGGCGCTTTTGACCGAGATCGCGGGAAGCCCCGTCTTTGCCTTTGCCGATCTGCGCCTTGCCCCCGCCTCGCCGGGCAAGGCCGAGCGCCTGCGCCCCTTCCTGCGCCATCCGCGCGCGACGCTTTACGTGAACCGCGAGGAAGCGGGGCTTCTGACCGGCACGCGGCCCGCCAATGCCGCCGCCGCCGCTGCCGCCCTTCTGGCCCATGGCGCGCGGCGGGTGCTGGTGACCGCCGGGGCCGAGATGGCGGTCGATGCCGATGCGACCGGCACGATCAGCGCGGTTCCTCCACCGGTCGAGGCGCATCGCATCACCGGGGCGGGCGACACCTTCATGGCGGCCCATGTCGCGGCCGAACAATCGGGGCTGAGCCGCGAGGCCGCCCTTGCCCGCGCCGTCCGGGCCGCCGCCACCTATGTCTCGGGAGAAGACCCATGA